atggttgagactCAAAACAATGTTTTATATTCTAAAATACCCCCTCACACAAGAGTTCACTGGggtagaagtgtggatgcgcatatgcgctgaatattttactttaaatgaGGAATGGTTAAAATTCGaactcgtgacctcttgtcacgttggctttaATATCATGTCAAAGAACCATTTCAACGAAaaacttaaactgatggttgaggccgaaggatatattttatattctaagaggctaaactataattttcaattaaatttaaatccTACAATTATGTCCTAACCCTTTCTTCCTAATCACCTCTTCTACTAAGTCAATTTCTAATCTAAAAGATGCATGGTCTTATTAAATAgtcttaattaataaatattatgagGTTAGTAAAGTTGGGGgaaaatatattaattcatGCCATAAAAAAGCATTTGGCATTATTAGACAAAGACAGGACTATAGTTTCAACTTTACCACTGTTGAGCAGTTCCTTAGTTGATCAAACAATGATAAAGTTTAATACAATACAAAAAACTATATATTTAATGATAATTTGTAAAGTAATTAGCTGGAAAGCAGGAGTTAAGAAATGGGGAAGAAAGCAGGTTAATAAAGACATCAACTTTTACTTCATACTACATATGCAGATGCAAGGATATTCGTCACATCACTTTATTAGagtaatttgcaaagaaacactttataaaattagttttttgtaaaaaaatactttaaaaattttttttttgtaaaaaacaccttttaagagactttttattaaaaaaaacaccttaaattagTTTCCGGTggcttttgtcaactttcaggcgttaactatgccatttgtcaactttcaagcgttgacttttgagctcaaatgaCATAGtgaacgcctgaaagttgacaaaagtcaccggaaactgatttaaggtgttttttttaataaaaaatctcttaaaaggtattttttcacaaaaaagattttaaaaggtgtttttttacaaaaaactgatGTTATAAgttgtttctttgcaaattttcctttattattgGACTAACTTATTATTGCAATTACTTTTATGTGAACTGCCTTTGGATTTCTTCTTGTGTTAGCTCTTCTCTTTCTTATTTAAGTTGCTCAGACTCATTTTCTAAATTCAATTAGATTCATTATGGAATTCTTAGTAAATAAACCCTCTTAAAAAATATACACCTTCTTGATATAACTAGTCCATCAATAAATTGAcataccttaaaaaaaaatagtgtttgAAAATGagatagtaaaaaaataatttagcaTAAAAAAAACAGTTGAATGGTAATGACAAGATGCACTAATGAGTAATGAGTATAAGAGATAAGAATGGTGATGCAAGTGAATCATCAACTGAAAATGGTAACAGTATTATCCACTATAATGATCTGGATTTTGGAATGCTTTTATAGCAGCCATTTCATTTTGGGTTCTAAAgtctaaaatatatttattttaataatataaaaaaatatcatacacatgctttaatattattatcaaaacTAAAGTggaacacatatatataattttttattttatctcatttatCTAGATCAGTCAGATTGAATCTGATCGATttcactattattttaaaaatagttattattgaaaatttaatataagTTTTCAAatcttgttattattaaattttttattaattattttatagttaaaATCGACAATACAAAATAAACTACTTGTTGCTAACACAATCTCAATGAGTAACTAAGTTAAAACTTTATAGAATATGACAATAAAAAAAGCATCCAATAGAAGGAAAGTTATACTTTATGACAATCAACTTGGAAaagctaataattaattaaaataatttaccaAGAATTACCTATCGGTCTAGTTTATAACTAATTATTTATGCAAGTAGAAGTAAACAATGGATATAGGACTatttaaattacattttaaattaaagtgttatattttattttgtattttttttgttaaagaatgatTTAAATAAGGAGCCTGGGaagaaaattagtgaaaatgatgaatttaataataaaatgaaagataaagagaaatgataaatttaagggaaattatcaatggtgcccttgtactattgaaaaattacaatagtacccaactgcatttcagtggtaccctccaattatatggtaattacaaccgtgaccttgatgatgaattttccgttaaatgtccgttaaatttggaatttaacctaaccatggttagtttcttcatcttcttcccttttctctttcatggCTGCTCTCCTCTCCTTCATTAATTTATtatgaagtttgaagtttatTAATTTCCGTCACAACATCTTCCTGTTCTTTCCTCAGGCGGTCTACCTCCTTTGAATTTTCCATAATGCTGGTTCGATTCTAATAGCAATTTTCCTACTCCTTAatctaatttttctaaaattattttaattttgagttAAAAAGTGGAAGAAATTCGAAATGGGAATGAAATCAACCCTAAAAGGACATGAATCAACTTATTGACTCATTACCTTTTTCtctattgctttattttttcctttgatgccaaaaaaggaaaataatatatacttctcctttgtattttcattataatttgTTGGTAACAGCAAACAAATCATCACTGAAAACCCAACAAACCTTTTAATTAGATCTGGGTATATTAGGAATGATCAAGGGTTCCTTAGTGATTTATCATTTATGTTAATTTCGAAGAAATAACATTGTTTAGTTGAAAAATCccatcttttttttaataaaattcaaatttcttttaatttgaagaaataaatCAATGATGGCATTGTGTTGCTGGAATTCAGATTTTCCAACAAATAACCGGTATTGATACCGTTGTATACTACAGCCCTACTATATTTAAAGATGCCGGGATCCAAAGTAACTCCGAGCTTCTTGCTGCCACAGTTGCTGTCGGGTTTACAAAACCTTCCACGATCCTAATTGCGATATTTCTCATTGATCATCTCGGTAGAAAGCCTCTGCTTTATATAAGCACAATCGGGATGACGACATGTTTGTTAGGGCTTAGTTTGAGCTTAGCGTTCCTTGAGCATGAACCAATCGGTATCAGATTGGCTCTGCTGTTTGTTTGTGGAAATGTGACATTCTTTTTTGTGGGAATCGGTCCTATATGCTGGGTTTTGTCCTCAGAAATTTTCCCACTAAGGCTTCGAGCTCAGGCATCCGATCTTGGGGCTGTAGGAAGTAGGGTTAGCAGTGGCCTTATCTCGATGCCCTTCCTGTTTTAAGagcagccatggaagaagagcagccatgaaagagaaaagggaagaagatgaagaaactaaccatggttaggttaaattctaaatttaacggaaaattcatcattaaggtcacggttgtaattaccatataattggggggtaccactgaaatgcagttgggtaccattgtaatttttcaatagtacaagggcaccattgataatttccctaaatttaataataagatgaaatattaattataatttaatacttCAATTACTAATTTTACACTTTATTTTCATTCTCATTTGTAGCAAAACACTCCTGTCATCGTACCCAAATAAGTGTTTCATGCACGGACATTAATGAATCAAATGAACTCATAAGTCTATCACATCAATGACACTTGATGCTCTaatatgttgaaatggtgatGTAGAAGAGAACAATAGAAACTCACATATACTATGCATCACAAAAGCATGCTTGTGAAAGCCTATAATTGTATTGTGCTTGATCATTCGGTTGCTTTGATTGATGTCTATAACATAACCAAGCACACATCTAATCAAATTTTCAAGTTTTGAGCATAGACTTAAATTGTGCGAACACCTAATCAAATTTTCATGTTCGAATAATACACCTAAAGTAAATAAAGCACGCAACTAatcaaattttaagttttgagTATAAACTTAAACCAAGCAGATGCTTTGAGTCTTGATTTTCAAGTTTTAATTAAAGACACCTAAACTAAGTACACATTTTATATGGAATGCAATACAATCAAAGATAAATGTAAGGTGTTCCATCCCTCAACTAGAACATAACTCAATTAaagacaataataacaaaaatgatACATTGAGGCAAAATAAAATTTCAGGATTAGAGTTTAGGGATagacaataattttatttgatcaGTCTCAATATCGCAATTGCCCTCTCCATACGTAACATAATGTTCAACGTTCTACTTGAAATAAGGGGTTTGATATAATGTCAACAGttaaatcaactaaaaatttaagacGATGATTAAAGTCTCTTACATGTCCTGAACAAGCAGTACTTGTTGTCATTACTTGTGCGGTTGTGCCACGAGCCACAAAAATCTCAGTTGGCGCCTTCCGGTTCACCGATTGAGTTATTAAGGAAACATTAACACCAACTCCCGAGTGAACGGTGAAAACCCTCAATGTCTTGTGTCCATTTCTGGTTTGGATAATCTCTTCTCAATCCTCCATTTCCCTTTCAATGGCGGTGGCTTCTTCACTATTcctccatcatcaaatcttcgGCTTTTCAAACCCTAATTCCCATCAATTTACTCTCAGACGAAGCAGAACAAAATGGGTTTCTACTTTTTCAATTAACCACAAAAGAGTTGGCTTCTCTTTCATAACAAATTGTTCTCCGCCTCAAACACCATCACCTGAAACGACTACTCAAACGGCTGAGTCATGCGTCAATGTTGGACTCTCTCTCTTCAACAAAGGACGGGTTTGTCTTCTTTCCTTCCTCTTGTTTTACCCAATTGTTTGATTCCTTTGGAttgttaagcatttttttgatgCGGGAACGTTGATTTTGAAGATTTTTTGCatttatatcaaaaaatttGAGGTCTTTGTTGGTAAAATGAAATTCTTTGAATTCTATTATTTATTGATATAATACCCATGATTTTTTGTTGCTGGATTCTTAAAGTTATGTACTCCTATAATTAAAGTTGGGTTGATTAGATTGGACAAAATACAAGTTATCACATGGAATTAAAGTTCACTTATATTCCAATTATCTTCATCGAGAGGATTAGGAGAAGTAGCGCATTGCCACAATGAAGATTAATGTCCTTTTTGGCAAAAGTTAACTGCGAGAGTAGTATTAGACATGCGTATGGTAGTCTTCTGCGGTGAACTAGTAACTATTTTTATTTCTGATAGGAAAGGTGGGCTAATATAAAACCTGGCGAAATTTCCGACAATACAAAGCTATTGATATAAGACAAATACTTTATTAAGAACGTCTTACGGAAACGACTTAATATCTCATTAGTGTTCTGACTCACATCATCTACTAAAAGATACTTAAATGTTATGCCAGAGTCGTCTTGAACATTTTGGAGGCCCcgagtaaaaataaaattgtaggcCCATTAAAAACGAATTTGTCACCCATTATTTAAaccaataaattattatttaataaggTCCGAAATTCGGTTCTTTGAACATCTATTGTTGAAGTTGAGTTTAGAAATATCCCCTTACCCCGTAATTTTAGACCCgagtattttcaaaattttggtGCAATGTGTGTCATGATCATTGTGAAAACTTGAAACAAATACAGGAAGACATAAACAACAAATATATTATCATTTAATTAAACTTGTTTACATTTTTACAAAATGCAACACATGCTAGTTCCAAACTTTTCTATTTTCAACATTGCATCTAAAAAGTCAATTTCCATAGCCTACCTCTCAATAACTTGGTACTCATGTGATATATTGTGCTTATTATAGCCAAACCTTAATCACCTATTTTGACATCTTAAACactaataattattttctatGTAAAGGAACAAAGggtttcttatttatttatcattctaTTATGctctttttaatatatttttggtGGCTAGACCTTTGGTTAAGAAAGCAAACCTATGAGGGTTATCCATTATCCGCTAGTTCATACGTACCTCTTTTCCCATTTcatatttttggtttttaattggaGGCTGTTTTTTCTTGCAACAGTTGATTATCCTAATAAATATTTTGACCTGGAATTTTGTGCAACTGATAGTCTTGTACTTTGCAGGTTAGAGATGCACTAGTACAGTTTGAAACAGCTCTTAGTTTAAATCCTAATATTATGGAAGCTCAAGCAGCACTTTACAACAAAGCATGTTGCCATGCCTACAGGTAATTTATACCTGATTTTACTCTACATTTTTCCAAGAGTACTTCATTGGCATGTGTTCACAAATTTACATTGGTTCAGGTTAAGCGTATCAAATTGTATCTTTATAACCCATAGTTCAAAGAACATGTTTTTTGTTTTCGTCAATTTGTCCTTTTGTTTTGGACTCCTGATTTATCCCGGCCATAGTATAATTTCTTCAAGCTATTTCAGTTTTGGGCTAACTTTTTGATGTTtcgaactttaatatatattactaaTGTTGCCCATCATATTTGTGCATATTTTTCTGTTATCTTGCAAATGGGTTTTATTTTTCATGTGAGTGGTTACTTGTTTACTCTGCTACTTTCAAGTTCCTATATTTCTTTTAGATCTATCACAGGGGAACTAATTgctaaattttcttttcttgagGCAGGGGGGAGGGGAAGCGAGCTGCTGAGTGTTTACGCACTGCTCTCAAAGATTATGACCTAAAATTTGGAACCATCCTCAATGATCCAGACTTAGCCTCCTTCAGAGCATTACCAGAATTCAAGGAATTACAAGAAGAGGTTCAACTGATGAACTTTAGTTATTGACTTCTTATTAGATTTAGCTTGTATGGACTGCAAAtacattttgtaatttttactAAATTAGATCAATTTTCTTGTACATTGCATTTCATTTCTCAGATTTAATTTTGTTACCTATTTGATTTGCAGGCAAGGCTTGGTGGTGAGGATGTAGGCAATAGCTTCAGGAGAGACCTCAAGCTCATTAGTGAAGTCCAAGCTCCATTTCGTGGAATTCGTCGATTTTTTTATGTGGCTTTTGCAGCAGCTGCGGGAATCGCTACCTTCTTCACAATACCCCGGTTGTTCCTTGCAATTCAAGGGGGTGAAGGTGCTCCGGATCTGTTAGCGACTGCTGAAAATGCTGCAGTTAATATTGGAGGTAGACATGGCATTTTATAGGAAATTATCACATTCTTTATTATGCACTTGTCAACATTAAGCACAAGGTCTATCACTTATGAACTGTGAATAATCCTTCTTACATTTCTTAGCAATGGGCTTGCTTGAGTGTTTTCATGAAAGTAATTACGTTATAGAATCAGCAATGTGCAGGCATTGTCATTTTGGTGGTACTGTTTCTATGGGATAATAAGAAAGAGGAGGAGCAGCTTGCGCAAATAACTCGTGATGAAACGTTGTCAAGGTTACCATTACGTCTTTCTACTAATCGAATTGTTGAGCTCGTACAGCTACGGGACACTGTTAGACCGGTCAGTGTCCATCACATCCTTTCTTTTAGTATGCCCTCCATTCTAGGAAgacgtaattttttttgtctcacAAATAGAAGTCCTACTGAAAATCTATATGACCTGTCAATATAGTTCCCAGAAGCCCATTCTGCTTTTGCTCAGACAATCTCTATTCTCACTCAACGTTGAGTTAGagatatttttgattatttgtgGACTTCATGAGACATCACAAAGAAGCATAATCCCTGAATCGGCATTCTAAATGATAGCAATGCTGTATAGCTATCCTAATGAGTGATTTATTACGAAGTTCTCGAATTGATCTGTTCCAATGACATGCTTTTAGATGATGTGTCAAAAGGTCTTGGCTTTAGTTTTAAGATGAATTGACATGACCACATGAGGTCCAACCCTCCTCATGCTCCACCCCCCTTTATGCATTGTCTATCTGTTTCATGTAAttcgtttttacttttttttagtgCCCTCACTTGCTAAACCGACATTGACATTAGGTTATTCTAGCTGGCAAAAGGGAGAGTGTTTCTTTGGCAATGCAGAAAGCTGAAAGGTTCAGGACTGAGCTCCTCAGAAGAGGTGTTTTACTAGTTCCTGTCATTTGGGGTGAGGGTGACGCCAGTCCAGTTCTAAAGAAAGGCTTTGGGGTTTCCGGAAAGGCTGTTGCTTCTCTTCCCTCTATTGGAGTAAGAGTTCTTTGTAATTTGCTTGTGGTAGTTTACCGTGATTGCTTGATTCATAAAAAATGGTGCACTGTCAAATTCAACTTGATCTTTTGACTAACATTGAGAGCTTGTGTTTTATATTATAGGAAGACTTTGACAAGCGAACTCAATCTATAACTGCAAAAACAAGGTTGCAAGCTGAAATTCGATTCAAAGCCGAGGCTGTGTCTCCAGGAGAATGGGAAAGGTTTTTCTTCTGCCTAGTTTTTAACAACTTGTTATCATTTAGGAACATAAGGCTAACCTGTGAAAACGGGGAAGGCACAATAATTCCATTTTCTAGTGAAAAGGTCAAATCTCAGGTTTTGACTCATTTTGGTGGTAAACCTTTTTTGGATTTCAAATGCATTATTGTTTACGATGAAAGATTTTCTCAATTccaaaaattaaagaaactTAAACATTCCCGTGGTAAAGTTGACCTTTAGGGAAGTTCAACTTTCCTTGTGGCCCGTGGAACATGATTACCATCCTCTAAAGATCTTTATATCAGATAACTATTCTTGGATTCTTCTGTAACTAtgtattctaatttttttttctccagATAGTCATTGCACTGCACTATAACATCCTATAAAAAAACTTTTACTTCTTCACCAACTGCTTAAGCCATTTCAATTGTGTATGACTTTTCTTCACACTTACACTTCTACTGTGAATTAAAGACAAATTTTAATAGTAAACCTTTCACTTTATCTTCCTTCTCTTTTCTTGGGCAAGTTGTCTTGTGCTTTTCCTCAATCTGATTCTTGTGTGGAATTGTTTTTTGATAGTTTTCTTTTCTAAAGCTCCAGTCTACTTTAGGTCTCTCTTGTCACCAGGCACCAAGATGCAATTTCATCTAATGTGCTTTGTGTCGGTTTATGCTTCTTGTTGAGTTCTCCCCAGTTTGCGCTCTAGCCAACATTAAAAAGATGATTAGATTGTGGAATTTTGCATGGAACATGAAATGAATTCTGACCCTAGTCTGGATATTCATCTTATCTTAATTTTCATTTCAGATGGATAAAGGACCAGCAGAAATCAGAAGGAGTTACACCTGGCGAGGATGTATACATAATATTACGCTTAGATGGTCGTATTCGCAGGTCAGGCAAGGTTAGTTTTCTTCATGGACTTATGTCATCAAGGCTGCTCTTGCTTTTGTATATACAAGATGCTTGTACGAGATTTGAAAAGACACTTTAAGTAGATATTAAATGATTTGGGCCCTTCTATTCCTCTATAAAGTTTCATTTCTACCCTACGGTCAAGGACAAGGTAGGTGATGGGAATTACAGagagggagaaggaagaagagcaCCTCTCTGCCTAGAATAGCTATTCAACTTCCATCTTGTGCCAGTCAAGACGCGATGTAAGCCACTAAGGTCTACGTTCCATGGTAAACTGGAAAAATCGTTACCCGTGGATAATTTTTTTGGGGAATATTCTCAAGAATACTGCCAACTATTACTTGGTGTATGCATAATAATCCCAGCTTTGGATTAATTCAAACAATATCATGTCTCCATGCTGTATGCCCAAAGTATCCATGGATGAAGAAATTAGAGATGGGCAGCATATGAAATTATGAATGAAACAGACGCACACA
The sequence above is drawn from the Amaranthus tricolor cultivar Red isolate AtriRed21 chromosome 5, ASM2621246v1, whole genome shotgun sequence genome and encodes:
- the LOC130813997 gene encoding protein LOW PSII ACCUMULATION 1, chloroplastic codes for the protein MAVASSLFLHHQIFGFSNPNSHQFTLRRSRTKWVSTFSINHKRVGFSFITNCSPPQTPSPETTTQTAESCVNVGLSLFNKGRVRDALVQFETALSLNPNIMEAQAALYNKACCHAYRGEGKRAAECLRTALKDYDLKFGTILNDPDLASFRALPEFKELQEEARLGGEDVGNSFRRDLKLISEVQAPFRGIRRFFYVAFAAAAGIATFFTIPRLFLAIQGGEGAPDLLATAENAAVNIGGIVILVVLFLWDNKKEEEQLAQITRDETLSRLPLRLSTNRIVELVQLRDTVRPVILAGKRESVSLAMQKAERFRTELLRRGVLLVPVIWGEGDASPVLKKGFGVSGKAVASLPSIGEDFDKRTQSITAKTRLQAEIRFKAEAVSPGEWERWIKDQQKSEGVTPGEDVYIILRLDGRIRRSGKGMPDWQQIVQELPAMEDLLSKLEK